The genomic region GGGCGTCAATGGGCAGGTGGAGATGGCGGCGGCATTCGATCGCGCTGGCTTCAATGCTTTCGATGTGCACATGAGCGACATTATCAGCGGGCGTGTCAGCCTCAAGGATTTCGCCGGCTTCGTTGCCTGTGGCGGCTTTTCCTACGGAGACGTGCTCGGTGCCGGTGAGGGCTGGGCCAAGTCCATCTTGTTCAATCCGCGTGCGCGCGACGAGTTTACCGCATTCTTCAACCGGACGGATTCGTTCGCGCTGGGCGTCTGCAACGGTTGCCAGATGATGAGCAACCTGCACAGCATTATTCCCGGTGCCGGGCACTGGCCGCATTTTGTGCGTAACCGTTCCGAGCAGTTCGAAGCACGTGTCGCCATGGTGGAAGTGCTGGACTCGCCATCGCTGTTCTTCAACGGTATGGCTGGCAGCCGGATGCCGATCGCCGTGGCGCATGGCGAAGGGTATGCCGAATTTGCCGATGCAGCAGCGCAGCAACGCGCACAAGATGCGCGATTGGTGACGCTGCGCTATGTCGATAATAGCGGGCTTCCGACCGAAGTATATCCATTTAACCCGAATGGCTCGCCTCAGGGAATTACCGGCCTGACTACCGCTGATGGCCGTTTCAGTATTATGATGCCTCATCCTGAACGGGTTTTCCGCACCGTGCAGCACTCCTGGCATCCCGATGGTTGGGGTGAGGATGGGCCGTGGATTCGGATGTTCCGCAATGCCAGGAAGTTCATTGGCTAGCGGTCAACAACGAGTATTAGATGTGCGTTAGGCATGTCAGCATGCGGTGCGAATTTCCGTACCCTGCAGCCTAGACAATCATAAGCACACTTAAAATCAAATGATGATTACTATGGAATGGAGAAGTCGCATGAAGAAGATGTTGAAAGTGATGTTGGCAACGTTGGTGCTGGGCTGGGCGGTCATGGCTCATGCCGAGGATCCTCACGTAGAATATACCGATGCCATTGGCAAGGGCGACCTAAAGGTTGTGAAACAGTATTTCAACAATCCTTACAAGGTTGATGAACTGTTTTTTGCCTGGAGCGGTCTTGAAATCGCCGCTAACAAGGGCCAGCTGGAGATGGTGAAGTTCTTCGTCGAGAATGGTGCCGATGTCAACTACAAGCACCCGATTACCAAGATGACAGCCTTGCACCTGGCTGCTTATCAAGGCAATAAGGATGTGGTCAAATACCTCATAGACCATGGTGCAGACGTGAACGCCAAGCTGCGCGGCAATGTTTCCATCCTGCGTGCCTTGCGGGATGAGGGCCGAACCGACATGGTAGATTTCCTGATTGCTGCAGGTGCCAAAGATGATGGCTGCCAGGAGAAGAAATGCTATTGATTTGACAATCTCCTCGTTGTGTCATGGAGAGGACAAGGCATAGCCCTTCAGGCTTGCCGGAAAATGGATGCCGGTTTCGTACCGGCATTTTTCATCGGCTTCCGGGAACCTAAGTCTGATCCCAGGCTCGTAATCTGTGAATATCAAACTTGCGCCTAGTATAGGGAACGCCATGAGGAAAACGCCGATGCGTGCAATGACTATCCTGGCCGCCAGCGCCGCGCTGGTGGCATGTACTACCGTCGCGGCAGTGAGCAAGACACCGGATGACATTGCCCGTAGCCTGACATTGCCGCCGGGCTTCCATATCAACACGTTTGCCAAGCTCAATCCGACCAAGGGCGATTATTTCCGTGGACCGCGCTTCATGGCGTTCGGTCCGGACGGCAATCTGTATCTTGCCAGTAGCGTGGACAACACCGTCTATATGCTGCCGGACCGCGATCACGATGGCGTGGCCGACGATGTCGTTCCTGTCGTGGAAGGGCTGAATGCCCCCAACAGCCTGGTCTTCGCCAACGGCAGTATGCTGGTGGCAAACCAGGATGGCGTGGTCCGCATCGAGTTGGCGCAGGATGGAAAGCGCTCGGCTGCCAGGCAGGTGCCCCTGATCAGCAATCTTCCCTCTGGCGGGCATACCCTCAAAACCGTCAAGCTTGGGCCGGACGGTCATCTTTACCTGAACGTGGGCTCCAGCTGCAACGTATGTGTCGAAAAAGATCCCTTGCGTGCCACCATCCTGCGCTACACCCTGGATGGCCGGCCGGCAGGTGCTCCTGACGGCAGCGTCAGTGGTGCCAGGAGCGCGGTCTGGGCGAGCGGGCTGCGGAATTCCCAGGGGCTGGCCTGGCACCCTGCTACGGGCGACCTCTATGCGACTAATAACGGCGCGGACATGCGTTCAGGAACCAAGGGGGGTGCCATGGATGACGAATTGCCGCCCGAGCATATCAACAAGATTGAGCCTGGCAAGCACTATGGCTGGCCGCATTGCTGGGGTAACCGGGTGACGGATCCCAACTTCCCGGGCAAGCCCGGTTTCTGTGACAATATGCAGCCGCCCGCAATTACCTTGCGCGCGCATTCCACGCCTATAGGCATCACCTTTCTCGATAAGACGGATTTTCCTGACGAGTATAAGCAGGGTGCAATCGTAGCCCTGCATGGCTCATGGAATCGTGTCCAGCCATATGGCTACAAGCTGGTACGCATTCGCTTCCAGAACAATCAGCCGGTGGCCGTGGAAGATTTCGTCACTGGTTGGCAAACCAAGAACAGCGCCTGGGGGCGTCCTGTGGATGTGATTGCCGGGCCTGATGGCGCACTGTACGTATCAGATGACCGGGCCGGTTTGGTTTATCGTATTACCTACAACAATAAATAACCTTGTAAGGAGCAATGCAATGAAAAAGCGCGTGATCGGATTGGTAGCCTTATTGTTCGCTTCATGCCTGGCTCATGCCGAAGGGCCGCAGCCTGCCAGCAAGGTGGCGGTTTACATCAGTCCGTATGAATACACCAACGAGATCAAACTCTGGCACTTCATGAAGGATTACTGGTTCGCGCAGGGTCCCTTGATAGAGCCGGTGTTGACCAAGACGCTCAGCGCCAGGCTCGGCGACACTGTCATGTGTGAGGCAGGGGTTACGGCCAATGTATTGCTCTGGGTCAGGCCCAAGATGTTTTACAACCCCCATATGCGCAATTTCTACGGCACCATCAATGCCACCATTTATACCGGGAGCGGCAGGGCCATCGCGAGCTATACTGGTGAATCGCGCCTGAGCGGCGACCTGGACATCCTGCCAGCCAATACGGTGCAGGCAACATATGATCTCGCAATCCAGCAGGTGGCAGACAAGATAAAGGCCGATCCTGTCATCACGCGGCTGATTGATGAAGGGCTGCCAGATAGCGAATCGTATACACCCTGTGCCATGATTGCGATATTGCCAGGCCTGAAAAAGCCATAGAACACCTGATCCTTGCGTAGCGCTTCGCTCGCGCTACGCAAGATAACGTATGGCGTCGTGCGGTGGCGCCAGGCTATATTGCCTCTCATCCTGACCGAGTAGGGAGGCAAGCATTGCATGACCACATCCGTTTAAACTGCTGCCATGCCGCAGCATTCTGCCAGGGCCGCTTCCCAGGTGCCTGTCGGATTTGCAATTGTGGCGATCATTCTGGTTGCCGTTGCCTTGCGTCCCGGCATTGTTTCCATCGGCCCTTTGCTGCCTGCCATCATTGATGAGTTTCAGCTTTCCCACAGCACGGCTTCACTGCTGACTACCATTCCCGACCTGCTGATGGGCTTGCTTGCCCTGCCTACACCGTGGCTGGCGCGGCGATATGGGCGTGACCCCGTTCTGTTGCTGGCCTTGCTATTGCTGTGCGTGGCGATCGCGGCGCGCGCGTTCTCCCGAAGTGTGGACATGTTGCTGCTGAGCACCGCCGGGGTGGGGGCCGGCATTGCGGTAGCCGGTGCGCTGATCGCAGGCTACATCAAGGGAAATTTCCCGCACAAGGCGGCGATGGTCATGGGTATCTACGCGACAGCACTCTCTTTCGGCAGCACCTTATCTGCTGCGGTCTCTGGCCCTGTGGCCATGCACTCCGCTGCCGGGTGGCGCATGGGAGCCGGGATGTGGAGCCTGTGCGCCGCCATTGGCCTGCTTTGCTGGCTGGGGATCGCGAGACTAGAGCGCGGGCGCGCGCATGCGGCGAGCCACCCGGTGCGGTTGCCGTGGGGTAATCGCACCGCCTGGCTGGTGGCCCTGTTTTTTGCCGCCGACAATTTTTTGTTCTATGCCGTGCTGTCATGGACGGCTCCCATGTATATAGAACATGGCAGCTCGCCTGCTGTTGCAGGCTTCATTCTCGCGACCTTTACCACGGTATTCATGATATCCAATCCTATCCTGGGCGCCATCAGCAAATCCACGGATAGACGTGGCCTGCTTGCGGCCTGTGCTGCGCTAGCCGTTATTGGCTTGCTATTGATTGCGATGGTGCCCACCTGGGCGCCATTCATCAGCATTGCCATTTGTGCGTTCGGCCTGGGGGGAGCATTCACCCTGGGCATGACACTGCCTTTGGATAATACGCATAGCGTGGATGAGGCTAACGCCTGGAATGCTTTTGTGCTGACGGTAGGGTACCTGATTGCGGCTGCCGGGCCATTGTCCGTGGGATTCCTGCGGGATTTGACGCAGAACTTCCATATGTCGAGCTGGTTGTTGGTGCTGGTGGCCATGGTCATGCTGCTGCTTACCCCATTGTTGAGGCCCCATCAACCCGGAGGATAGCTTTCCGCCTTGTGAGGTTGAGTTAGCCTGTGTTCAACCGCATAATCCTCGATACGGTCAGGTCGCGATGATCGGCCGATCATACGGATAAGTGCAGGAGGGATAAATGGTTAAAACCGTGGTGGCTGTCTGGCTGGGCAGTGCATTGATGCTTTCCGCAACGGCCTCAGGGCACGAGTTGAAGGTGGTGCAAGGCTTCAACAACCCGGAGTCCGTGCTCGCAGACAGGGCAGGCAGGGTATTTGTTTCCGAGATCGGCGAATTCGACCAGGACGGCGACGGACAGATCAGCGTGATCGAGCCGGATGGCCAGCGCCGCGTATTGGCGAGCGGCATGAACGACCCCAAGGGGCTGGCCCTGATCGGAAGGGATCTGTATGTCACTGACAAGGACCGGATACTCAAAGTGGATGGGGATGGACAATGGGAGGTTCTGGTCGATAAAAGCGCGTTCCCTGTCTCCCCCCGTTTCCTCAATGACCTGGAGCCTGATTACGAGGGGAAGTATCTCTATGTGAGTGACAGTGGCGATATCGCCAACCAGGGCGGCACCAGCGGCGCGATATACCGGGTT from Methylobacillus flagellatus KT harbors:
- a CDS encoding ankyrin repeat domain-containing protein; translated protein: MKKMLKVMLATLVLGWAVMAHAEDPHVEYTDAIGKGDLKVVKQYFNNPYKVDELFFAWSGLEIAANKGQLEMVKFFVENGADVNYKHPITKMTALHLAAYQGNKDVVKYLIDHGADVNAKLRGNVSILRALRDEGRTDMVDFLIAAGAKDDGCQEKKCY
- a CDS encoding MFS transporter, translated to MPQHSARAASQVPVGFAIVAIILVAVALRPGIVSIGPLLPAIIDEFQLSHSTASLLTTIPDLLMGLLALPTPWLARRYGRDPVLLLALLLLCVAIAARAFSRSVDMLLLSTAGVGAGIAVAGALIAGYIKGNFPHKAAMVMGIYATALSFGSTLSAAVSGPVAMHSAAGWRMGAGMWSLCAAIGLLCWLGIARLERGRAHAASHPVRLPWGNRTAWLVALFFAADNFLFYAVLSWTAPMYIEHGSSPAVAGFILATFTTVFMISNPILGAISKSTDRRGLLAACAALAVIGLLLIAMVPTWAPFISIAICAFGLGGAFTLGMTLPLDNTHSVDEANAWNAFVLTVGYLIAAAGPLSVGFLRDLTQNFHMSSWLLVLVAMVMLLLTPLLRPHQPGG
- a CDS encoding PQQ-dependent sugar dehydrogenase, yielding MRAMTILAASAALVACTTVAAVSKTPDDIARSLTLPPGFHINTFAKLNPTKGDYFRGPRFMAFGPDGNLYLASSVDNTVYMLPDRDHDGVADDVVPVVEGLNAPNSLVFANGSMLVANQDGVVRIELAQDGKRSAARQVPLISNLPSGGHTLKTVKLGPDGHLYLNVGSSCNVCVEKDPLRATILRYTLDGRPAGAPDGSVSGARSAVWASGLRNSQGLAWHPATGDLYATNNGADMRSGTKGGAMDDELPPEHINKIEPGKHYGWPHCWGNRVTDPNFPGKPGFCDNMQPPAITLRAHSTPIGITFLDKTDFPDEYKQGAIVALHGSWNRVQPYGYKLVRIRFQNNQPVAVEDFVTGWQTKNSAWGRPVDVIAGPDGALYVSDDRAGLVYRITYNNK
- a CDS encoding SMP-30/gluconolactonase/LRE family protein; translated protein: MVKTVVAVWLGSALMLSATASGHELKVVQGFNNPESVLADRAGRVFVSEIGEFDQDGDGQISVIEPDGQRRVLASGMNDPKGLALIGRDLYVTDKDRILKVDGDGQWEVLVDKSAFPVSPRFLNDLEPDYEGKYLYVSDSGDIANQGGTSGAIYRVILATNKVETVISHQMDDRIKAPNGLWMDDTGEVLIFADFARGVLYKLDLLNRHLIELATGLGSSDGVAMGANRKLYVSDYVGGKVFSLNMEDEVALEHEGFQSAADIGVTPDGKILLVPDMKAGTVTWLHLH